A window of Anaerolineae bacterium contains these coding sequences:
- a CDS encoding recombinase family protein codes for MTTQQETKTQDFAFVVQERAIIYARVSTDEQAENGTSIDNQVEKCLAYAQANGLYVPQECIFKEDFTGKVLERPELNRVREILRNGQANHVIVYKTNRLVRGEWASVDLMILQREWQGLDVTFHNVEVGRPVVLKKDNATEKVIQFLEGWRAGEDRIETVKKLHEGRLKRARDGYVVPNGKTAPYGYRKINIDKRWYFEIVEEEAAIIRLIFTWFVLGDENGEILSLMKITARLNEMEVRKRKSLKWTHSMIRNIIVNETYAGVWRYGKRNRNNRTHTADAIPVPVPAIVERDIWEAAQKRLEENKTYAKRNRKPGRYLLSGRITCGECNCSMIGQAKHSRPGSTYLYYRCTTVMNKDRARAKECSSLSFRVDLVDTLVWNRLEEISRDKDKLIEGLRGYQARQENKVEPIKQELGHVEQLIVEKTAEWEDDLQNMRFLSSDMARAKKGADIAKTEKVLDGLKQRKAELVAQLEDKSLSDEQIMSLTAYAGQVADDMATLREAEAEGQNNPELKQAVHEGKRRLLALLNLQVTLFTENGQRKAKIIAKYCPEGEIWPVVSLDTCSTAPTSGLTSRKRWYRA; via the coding sequence ATGACAACGCAACAAGAGACCAAAACGCAAGATTTTGCTTTTGTAGTGCAAGAGAGGGCGATAATTTACGCCAGAGTTAGCACCGATGAACAGGCCGAAAACGGGACAAGTATTGACAACCAGGTGGAGAAGTGCCTGGCCTATGCCCAAGCCAATGGATTGTATGTCCCTCAAGAGTGTATCTTCAAAGAGGACTTTACCGGCAAAGTGTTAGAGAGGCCGGAACTTAACAGAGTGCGCGAGATACTCAGGAACGGGCAGGCCAATCACGTGATTGTCTACAAAACCAATCGGCTTGTCCGGGGCGAGTGGGCCAGCGTTGACCTGATGATACTTCAAAGAGAATGGCAAGGGCTGGATGTCACGTTTCATAATGTCGAAGTGGGACGCCCTGTTGTTTTGAAAAAAGATAATGCTACTGAGAAGGTGATACAATTTCTCGAAGGCTGGAGAGCCGGGGAAGACCGGATAGAAACGGTCAAAAAATTGCACGAAGGGCGACTCAAGAGAGCGCGTGACGGTTATGTGGTACCAAACGGCAAAACTGCGCCTTATGGTTACCGAAAAATCAACATAGATAAGCGTTGGTACTTTGAGATTGTGGAAGAAGAAGCGGCTATAATCCGGTTGATATTCACCTGGTTTGTGTTGGGCGATGAAAACGGCGAAATTTTATCTCTGATGAAAATTACGGCCCGGCTTAACGAAATGGAGGTTCGTAAGAGAAAAAGTTTAAAATGGACGCATAGCATGATACGCAACATCATTGTAAACGAAACATACGCCGGGGTCTGGCGTTATGGAAAACGCAACCGGAATAACCGCACCCATACCGCCGACGCGATTCCTGTACCTGTCCCGGCTATCGTTGAACGCGATATTTGGGAAGCGGCTCAAAAACGGCTAGAGGAAAACAAAACTTACGCAAAACGCAACCGGAAGCCTGGCCGTTATCTGTTGTCGGGTCGGATAACTTGTGGCGAGTGCAATTGTAGCATGATTGGCCAGGCTAAACACAGCCGACCAGGAAGCACATATCTCTATTATCGCTGCACAACCGTTATGAATAAGGATCGGGCGCGGGCGAAGGAATGTAGCTCTTTGAGTTTTCGGGTTGACCTGGTAGACACTCTGGTTTGGAATCGGCTGGAAGAAATCTCAAGGGATAAGGATAAACTGATTGAGGGATTGCGCGGCTACCAGGCCCGGCAAGAAAACAAGGTAGAACCCATAAAGCAAGAATTAGGCCATGTTGAGCAATTGATTGTAGAAAAAACGGCGGAGTGGGAAGACGACCTGCAAAATATGAGATTCCTGTCCAGCGATATGGCCAGAGCAAAAAAAGGCGCGGACATTGCCAAAACAGAAAAAGTTCTGGATGGACTGAAGCAGCGCAAGGCGGAGCTAGTGGCCCAACTGGAAGATAAGTCTCTATCCGATGAACAGATAATGAGTCTGACAGCGTATGCCGGCCAGGTAGCCGACGATATGGCTACATTGCGCGAAGCAGAAGCAGAAGGGCAGAATAACCCGGAATTGAAACAGGCCGTTCATGAGGGTAAACGCCGGTTATTGGCCCTGTTGAACTTGCAAGTCACTTTGTTTACAGAAAATGGTCAACGCAAGGCAAAAATCATTGCTAAATATTGCCCTGAAGGAGAGATTTGGCCGGTTGTCTCGCTAGATACCTGTAGTACCGCACCAACCAGTGGTTTGACCAGCCGAAAACGCTGGTATCGCGCATGA
- a CDS encoding squalene/phytoene synthase family protein, protein MDHYEMLRKVSRTFALSIEQLPQVLRDSITASYLLLRVSDCLEDHDTMPPERKAELLRLWAQVLSNHTTVESLTKNISDLDSSDPEVYVAQHAGQVIKQLHTLPPEIQQAIVKHVNRTSMGMAWWQEHGPYVENEQALDDYMHQVAGRVGYLLTDIFAWYSPIIRERKEQLMPLSRQYGLALQTVNIIRGMRKDYERGWVFVPRTFYERVGLTRDTLFAPDNLDKAMQVVDMLADKAERHLWHGMTYITAFPRYQHRIRLACMWPLFFAVRTLAISRNNANVLIAEAKMGRQQVSKIMRDTSVFGWSNHWLVRYYRYLARQPAKSLLQGNI, encoded by the coding sequence ATGGACCACTACGAAATGTTGCGCAAAGTGAGCCGCACCTTTGCCCTGTCTATTGAACAACTGCCCCAAGTTCTGCGCGATTCTATCACCGCTTCATATCTGTTATTGCGGGTGTCTGACTGCCTGGAAGACCATGACACCATGCCGCCGGAGCGCAAGGCTGAACTGCTGCGGTTGTGGGCCCAGGTGTTAAGCAATCATACTACCGTAGAAAGCCTAACCAAAAACATTTCCGATCTGGACAGCAGCGACCCCGAAGTTTACGTGGCCCAGCATGCCGGTCAGGTAATAAAACAACTGCACACCCTACCCCCCGAAATTCAACAGGCCATTGTTAAACACGTCAACCGCACCTCTATGGGCATGGCCTGGTGGCAAGAGCACGGGCCTTACGTGGAAAACGAACAGGCTTTGGATGATTATATGCACCAGGTAGCGGGCAGAGTGGGCTATTTGCTCACGGATATTTTTGCCTGGTATTCGCCCATCATCCGCGAGCGAAAAGAACAATTAATGCCTCTATCGCGGCAGTATGGGCTGGCCCTGCAAACCGTTAATATTATCCGGGGAATGCGCAAGGATTACGAGCGAGGCTGGGTGTTTGTGCCCCGCACTTTTTATGAGAGGGTGGGCCTCACCCGCGACACGCTGTTTGCGCCTGACAATCTGGACAAAGCGATGCAGGTGGTAGATATGCTGGCCGATAAAGCCGAACGACACCTTTGGCACGGGATGACTTATATCACCGCCTTTCCCCGCTACCAACACCGGATTCGGCTGGCCTGCATGTGGCCCCTGTTTTTTGCGGTTAGAACGCTGGCCATCAGCCGCAATAATGCCAACGTGCTGATTGCCGAAGCCAAAATGGGCCGGCAGCAGGTTTCCAAAATCATGCGCGATACCAGCGTTTTCGGCTGGTCAAACCACTGGTTGGTGCGGTACTACAGGTATCTAGCGAGACAACCGGCCAAATCTCTCCTTCAGGGCAATATTTAG
- a CDS encoding FAD-binding protein, translated as MKTNPAIADFLHDLQKRITGNLRADEYSRILYSTDASIYQVMPHGVLIPKTVADVQAAVELAAQYQVPLLPRAAGSSLAGQAVNEALIIDLTRHLDAVLEVNPEERWAWVQPGVVLDQLNLHLKPIGLKFGPDPASGNRAALGGITGNNATGSHSLIYGMAADHILETNVILSDGSRATFGPLRTAALAQRQRQNGLEGHIYRQVSQIVQTQAGAIRAGTPRHWRRCGGYNLDRFVEGVSHNYPQDHRFNLAKLMCGSEGTLAVITAIKLNLVPRPTQTALALIHFDNLWEALTAVPVILAVEPAAVELVDNLGLTMCRRVPAYSRLLATFVEGAPHCLLITEFYGESETELRAKIQTLREHLKKEKVGFTALVPALNPKLQNNVWSVRKAALGLLMSIKGDHKPLPFIEDAAVPVEHLADYISGIENFCRDLGTKVVYHAHASAGCLHVRPLINAKVASEVNKLPVISRFAIELLGQYGGAFSSEHGDGRARSWLNETFFGPPLYGLFKEVKQAFDPHNIFNPGNIVDGPAMTKNLRFGANYQTIPVQEFLDFSDDMGFHRAVEMCNGAGVCLKRTEGTMCPSFMVTRDEEHSTRGRANALRAALSGLLPPEALTGERMYEVMDLCIECKACRAECPSAVDMAKIKFEFLSQYYAKHGIPLRARLFADIARWSRLSCGPQAPLINGFMRNGLVKWGLEKFIGISGRRQMPEFARQPFHRWFKKRKSGGRDQKAGNTKRVVLFNDTFNNYNYPHVAIAAAEVLEAAGFEISLPGHQCCGRPMISKGLVHKARHAAQNTVDRLAPFAEQDIPIVGLEPSCLLSMRDEYLYLLPDDPRVKLVAKHCYTFEEFIAKLADEGQLALEFKQTVRHILLHGHCQQKSLVGTGPSKRALTLPPGYTVTEVDSGCCGLAGSFGYEAEHYAISMAMGERRLFPAIREQAETVIIAAAGASCRQQMKHGTGKHVMHPAEILRDAIK; from the coding sequence ATGAAAACAAACCCGGCTATTGCCGACTTTCTGCACGACTTGCAAAAAAGAATCACCGGCAACCTGCGCGCCGATGAATACAGCCGGATTCTGTACAGCACCGACGCCAGCATCTATCAGGTGATGCCGCACGGCGTGCTCATTCCCAAAACGGTTGCAGACGTGCAGGCCGCCGTAGAATTGGCGGCCCAATATCAGGTCCCCCTTTTGCCGCGCGCCGCCGGCAGCAGCCTGGCCGGACAGGCGGTGAACGAAGCGTTGATCATTGACCTGACCCGCCACCTGGATGCGGTGCTTGAAGTTAATCCCGAAGAGCGCTGGGCCTGGGTGCAGCCGGGCGTGGTGCTTGATCAGCTCAACCTCCACCTCAAACCAATAGGGCTAAAATTTGGCCCGGACCCGGCCAGCGGCAACCGGGCGGCGCTGGGGGGCATTACGGGCAATAATGCCACCGGCAGCCACTCGCTCATTTACGGAATGGCCGCCGACCATATCCTGGAAACCAACGTTATCTTGAGCGACGGCAGCCGGGCTACCTTTGGCCCCCTGAGAACCGCTGCCCTGGCACAACGCCAACGGCAAAACGGGCTGGAAGGCCACATCTACCGGCAGGTAAGCCAGATCGTGCAAACCCAGGCCGGCGCCATCCGGGCAGGAACGCCGCGCCATTGGCGGCGCTGTGGCGGCTACAACCTGGACCGTTTTGTTGAGGGGGTGTCGCACAACTACCCGCAGGATCACCGTTTTAACCTGGCCAAGTTGATGTGCGGCTCGGAGGGCACGCTGGCCGTTATTACCGCGATCAAATTGAACCTGGTGCCGCGGCCAACCCAAACCGCCCTGGCCCTGATCCATTTTGACAACCTGTGGGAAGCGCTCACCGCCGTGCCGGTGATACTGGCGGTGGAACCGGCGGCTGTTGAATTGGTGGACAACCTGGGCTTGACCATGTGCCGCCGGGTGCCTGCCTACAGCCGCCTGTTGGCCACCTTTGTAGAAGGCGCGCCCCACTGCTTACTCATCACCGAGTTTTATGGTGAGAGTGAAACTGAGCTTAGAGCCAAAATCCAGACCCTGAGAGAGCATCTTAAAAAAGAAAAAGTGGGATTTACCGCCCTTGTGCCGGCCCTAAACCCCAAATTGCAAAATAATGTCTGGAGCGTGCGTAAGGCGGCCCTGGGTTTATTAATGAGTATCAAGGGCGACCACAAGCCGCTTCCTTTTATTGAAGACGCGGCGGTGCCGGTGGAACATCTGGCCGATTACATCTCCGGCATTGAAAATTTTTGCCGCGATTTGGGCACCAAAGTAGTTTACCATGCCCATGCCAGCGCCGGTTGTTTGCACGTGCGGCCCCTGATCAACGCCAAAGTAGCCAGCGAGGTTAACAAGTTGCCCGTGATTAGCCGCTTTGCCATAGAACTGCTGGGCCAGTACGGCGGCGCCTTTTCCAGCGAACACGGCGACGGCCGGGCGCGCAGTTGGCTCAATGAAACATTTTTTGGCCCGCCCCTGTACGGCCTGTTCAAAGAGGTCAAACAGGCCTTTGACCCCCACAACATTTTCAACCCCGGCAATATTGTTGACGGCCCGGCGATGACCAAGAACCTGCGTTTTGGGGCCAATTATCAAACCATCCCGGTGCAAGAATTCCTTGACTTCAGTGACGATATGGGATTCCACCGGGCGGTAGAGATGTGCAACGGCGCCGGCGTATGCCTCAAACGAACCGAAGGAACCATGTGCCCCAGTTTTATGGTGACCCGCGACGAAGAACACAGCACCCGGGGCCGGGCCAACGCCTTACGGGCTGCGCTCTCCGGCCTCCTGCCGCCGGAAGCCTTGACCGGCGAGCGAATGTATGAGGTGATGGACCTGTGCATTGAATGTAAAGCCTGCCGGGCCGAATGTCCCTCGGCGGTGGATATGGCCAAAATCAAATTTGAATTTTTGAGCCAGTATTACGCCAAACACGGCATCCCCCTGCGCGCCAGGCTTTTTGCCGACATCGCCCGGTGGAGCCGTTTGAGCTGCGGGCCACAGGCGCCCTTGATCAACGGGTTCATGCGTAACGGTCTTGTCAAATGGGGGTTAGAAAAATTCATAGGCATTAGTGGCCGGCGGCAGATGCCGGAATTTGCCCGCCAGCCGTTCCACCGCTGGTTCAAAAAGCGCAAGTCGGGGGGCAGGGATCAGAAAGCGGGAAATACAAAACGAGTTGTTTTATTTAACGATACGTTCAATAACTATAACTACCCTCACGTGGCTATTGCCGCTGCGGAAGTGTTGGAGGCCGCCGGCTTTGAAATAAGCCTACCCGGTCACCAGTGCTGCGGGCGGCCAATGATTTCCAAAGGATTGGTCCACAAGGCCCGGCACGCGGCCCAAAACACGGTTGACCGGCTGGCCCCGTTTGCCGAGCAGGACATTCCCATTGTGGGCCTTGAACCCAGTTGTTTGCTCTCGATGCGTGATGAATACCTTTATCTATTACCGGACGACCCGCGGGTCAAACTGGTAGCCAAACATTGTTATACATTTGAGGAGTTCATAGCCAAGTTAGCCGACGAGGGTCAACTGGCGTTGGAATTTAAACAAACAGTTCGCCACATTTTGCTGCACGGCCACTGCCAGCAAAAATCGCTGGTGGGCACCGGCCCCAGCAAACGTGCGCTCACCCTGCCGCCCGGTTACACCGTCACCGAAGTTGACTCCGGCTGCTGCGGGCTGGCCGGTTCGTTTGGTTATGAGGCGGAGCATTATGCCATCTCTATGGCTATGGGCGAGCGGCGGTTATTCCCCGCTATCCGGGAGCAGGCCGAAACAGTGATCATTGCCGCCGCCGGGGCCAGTTGTCGCCAGCAAATGAAACATGGCACGGGCAAACACGTTATGCATCCCGCCGAAATTTTAAGGGACGCAATTAAATAA
- the recA gene encoding recombinase RecA, whose protein sequence is MANKENNGREKALEIALGDLRKRFGEGAIMRLGERNELNIETIPTGCLSLDIALGIGGLPRGRVVEIYGSESSGKTTLCQNIIAEAQKQDGVAAFVDVEHALDPSYAERCGVKIEDLYVSQPDTGEQALEITEALVRSGAVDVVVVDSVAALVPRAEIEGEMGDSHMGLQARLMSQALRKLSGTVKQSNCLLIFTNQLRQKIGVMFGNPETTTGGMALRFYASVRIDIRRIQAIKDSGDVIGNRTKVTIKKNKVAPPFRVCEFDIMYNQGISKSGDILDIAVEENIVDKRGAFYSYGEQRLAQGRENAKTFLEANPELMFTIENQVREAKGLPWLDPAAFAEALNQPEVAAALAEMEQAEL, encoded by the coding sequence TGCGCCTGGGAGAGCGCAATGAGCTTAACATTGAAACCATTCCCACCGGCTGCCTGTCTCTGGACATAGCCCTGGGGATCGGCGGCCTGCCCCGGGGACGGGTGGTGGAAATTTATGGATCGGAAAGTTCTGGCAAAACGACGTTGTGCCAGAACATTATTGCCGAGGCCCAAAAACAGGATGGGGTGGCCGCCTTTGTGGACGTTGAGCACGCCCTGGATCCCAGCTACGCCGAAAGATGCGGGGTCAAAATTGAAGACCTGTACGTTTCTCAGCCCGATACCGGCGAGCAGGCTTTGGAAATTACCGAAGCTCTGGTTCGCTCCGGCGCGGTTGATGTGGTGGTGGTTGACAGCGTGGCCGCCCTGGTGCCTCGCGCCGAAATTGAAGGCGAAATGGGCGACTCTCACATGGGCCTGCAAGCGCGGCTCATGAGCCAGGCGCTGCGTAAATTGTCCGGCACCGTCAAACAGAGCAATTGCCTGCTCATCTTCACCAACCAACTGCGTCAAAAAATTGGGGTGATGTTTGGCAACCCCGAAACAACCACCGGCGGCATGGCCCTGCGTTTTTACGCCTCGGTGCGTATTGACATCCGCCGCATCCAGGCCATCAAAGACAGCGGCGACGTGATTGGCAATCGCACCAAAGTGACCATCAAAAAAAATAAAGTGGCTCCACCCTTTCGGGTATGCGAATTTGACATCATGTACAACCAGGGCATTTCCAAATCGGGCGACATCCTTGACATTGCCGTTGAGGAAAATATTGTAGACAAGCGCGGCGCGTTTTACTCGTATGGCGAGCAGCGGCTGGCCCAGGGCCGGGAAAACGCCAAAACCTTTTTGGAGGCCAACCCGGAACTGATGTTCACCATTGAGAATCAGGTGCGGGAAGCCAAAGGCTTACCCTGGCTTGACCCCGCCGCCTTTGCCGAAGCTTTGAATCAACCCGAAGTAGCCGCGGCTCTGGCCGAAATGGAACAGGCCGAGCTTTAG